A single window of Leeuwenhoekiella sp. MAR_2009_132 DNA harbors:
- a CDS encoding Hpt domain-containing protein: MAVRTRKKHIIFIDSNLKSQTTFSSVIRSSEALVTNFTTAMGAIQFIKQNELPDLIIIEEHIKPLGALQTLKYLNDQLNYCGSALIISDSKEKIYTDTHVYGVLSKGFSEEDILKVRSLLNDMNGNKLDTEPAFSLNYLKNLSDNDQEFIFESLKIFKDSVTVRLKEMETCLQNTDYNCIKEIGHNIKPSFEMLESAKGSQICDKLAHFATPEEIPGLVSALKIETHKIVSGIEREFPALFEK; this comes from the coding sequence ATGGCTGTGCGTACTCGTAAAAAACATATCATTTTTATAGATTCAAATTTAAAGTCTCAAACTACTTTTAGTTCGGTTATTCGTTCTTCTGAAGCTCTGGTTACAAATTTTACAACAGCAATGGGAGCTATTCAATTTATAAAACAAAATGAGTTGCCAGACCTTATCATTATAGAAGAACACATAAAGCCTTTAGGAGCTTTGCAGACTCTAAAATATTTAAATGACCAACTCAATTATTGTGGTAGCGCTTTAATCATTTCAGATTCTAAGGAAAAAATATATACAGATACGCACGTTTATGGCGTATTGAGTAAAGGATTTTCGGAAGAAGATATTTTAAAAGTTAGGAGTCTTCTTAACGATATGAATGGTAATAAATTAGATACAGAGCCTGCATTCTCTTTAAATTATTTGAAAAATTTATCAGATAACGATCAGGAATTTATTTTTGAAAGTTTGAAAATTTTTAAAGATTCTGTAACTGTACGTCTTAAGGAGATGGAAACTTGTTTACAAAACACAGATTATAACTGTATCAAAGAAATAGGGCATAACATTAAACCTTCTTTTGAAATGCTAGAAAGCGCAAAAGGAAGTCAAATTTGTGATAAACTCGCTCATTTTGCCACACCTGAAGAAATACCAGGCCTCGTTTCAGCATTAAAAATAGAAACCCATAAAATTGTATCTGGTATAGAACGTGAGTTTCCTGCATTGTTTGAAAAATAA